The genomic DNA CTTCGCCCGCAAACTCGACGCCCGGCTCGACCACCTCGGCGCGACCCGGCTCGCGCCCCGCGCGTCCTGCGAACCCGATTACGCCGGGACGGCCGCCGCCTGGCTCGAGGCCGTGCTGACCGCGCTCGATCCGGAGGCGGCGCCACCCCGGCCGGCCCCGCCGCCGGCGTCGGGGCCCACGCGAGCGAACCCGCTGCGGACGCGGCTGCTGGAATCCGAGCGGCTCTCCGGAGACGGATCGGCGAAGGACGTGCGCCGCTTCACGTTCGAGGCGCCGGCCACGGAGCTGGTGTACCGCGCCGGCGACGCCCTCGGGATCTGGCCGGTCAACTCGGGCGCCGTGATCGAGGAGTTCTGCGCCCGCACCGGCGTGCACCGCGACTCGACCGATCTCGACCGCAAGGACCTCACCCGGATCACGCCGGAGGTCCTGCGCTTCGTCGCGGACCGGTGCGCAGCGGGCGACGACCTGCGCGCGGTGCTCGACGAGCCGACGGCCTTCGCCTCCTGGGCGTGGGGCCGGCAACTGCTCGACCTGATCGCCAGTCATCCGGTGCAGGCCGATCCAGCGGAGTGGGAGGCCCTGCTCCGGCCGCTGACGCCGCGCCTCTACTCGATCTCCTCGAGTCCCAGGGAGGATCCCGACCGGGTGTCGGTCACCGTCTCCGTCGTCGGTTTCGAGCACGCGGGGCGGCGGCGCGGCGGCGCCTGCTCGACGCACCTCGCAAGCCTCGCCGCAGGCGACGAGGTGGACGTCTTCGTGCAGCCGACCCGGGCGTTCCTGCCGCCGGAGGACGCCGACGCCCCGGCGATCATGATCGGCCCGGGCACCGGCATCGCGCCGTTCCGGGGCTTCCTGCACGAGCGCGCACGCACCGGAGCGACCGGCCCGAACTGGCTGTTCTTCGGCGAGCAGCACGAGGCCACCGACTTCTACTACCGGGCGGAGCTCGACGCGCTCAGGGCCCAGGGGGTGCTGACCCGGCTCGACACCGCCTTCTCGCGCGACACCGCCCGGAAGGTGTACGTGCAGGACCGGATGCGTGAACACGCCGCCGAGATCTGGGAGTGGATCCGGCGCGGCGCACACGTGTACGTCTGCGGCGACGCGGCGCGGATGGCCCGCGACGTGGACGAGACCCTGCGCGGTATCGTCGCCGAACACGGCCACATGGCCCCACGCAGCGCCGACTCCTACCTGGCGGCGCTGTCCGCCGAACGGAGATATGTGCGTGACGTCTACTGACCCCGACCCGGCCGCGTCCTGCGACGCGGCCGTCGTCGTGGCCGGTGGCGACGCCCGCCGCCTCGGGCGGGACAAGCCCGAACTCGTCGTCGGCGGGCGGCGCCTGCTCGACGCGGCGATCGCCGCGGCCGGCGGTGCGCACGTCGTCGTCGTGGGCCCGCCGCGCGCGGTCCCGGACCGGGTCGTCGTGGTGCGCGAGGATCCGCCGGGCGGCGGCCCGCTCGCCGCGATCGCCGCCGGGCTCGCCGCCGTTCCCGCGGGCGCACGAACGGTCGCCGTGCTCGCGGCGGACCTCCCGGAGGTCGCCCCGTCGGACCTCTCGCGCCTCGCCGCCCTCCGTGCGGCCACGGGTGCGCCGGTCGCGCTCGCCGAGGACCGCCACGGCCGCGCCCAGTACCTGCTCGCCGTGTGGGACGCCGCCGCGCTCCGGGCCGCCGTCGCCGGCCGGGCGGCGGGCGGGGCCGTCCGGGGCATCGTCGCCCCCGATGCGCCGCGGCTGCGCCTGCCCCTCGCCGACGTCGACACCCCGGACGACCTCGCCCGTGCGGAGTCCGCGCCGACCGCGGTCCGCCGCCTGCTCCGGACGGCGCTCGCCCCGCTCCCCGCCGCGGGCGGCCCACCGGTTCCCGGCGCCGCGCTCGCCGAGCCGCTGGTCGCCGCCGCCCCCTTCCCCCCGTTCGACCAGTCCGCGATGGACGGCTGGGCGGTCGCGGGTGCGCCGCCGTGGCGCCCGGTCGCCGGCGCCGCCCTCGCCGGTCATGGCGCACCGCCCCTGACGGCCGGTACCGCAGTGCGGATCGCGACGGGAGCCCGGCTCCCCGATGGCGCCGAACGGGTGATCCGGGACGAGGAGATCGTGGTCGACGGGCACCTGCTGACCTGCGCGGATCGCGGCCGTAACGACGTCCGTCCGGCGGGCTCCGCCTGGTCCGCGGGGACGACGCTCGCGGCCGCGGGCACCCCGATCGATCCGCCCCTGGTCTCGCTCGCCACCGCGGCGGGCGTCTCCGCGGTGTCCGCCCGCGGGCCGGTCCGGATCCGCCTGCACACCTCGGGCGACGAGGTGGGGGCGGCCGGACGCGGCGGCCTGCCGGAGACCGCCTGGGCCGCCGTCGCGGCGACGCTGGGTTCCGCGGGAGCCGACGTCCTGCGCGGCCCGCACCTGCCCGACGCCCCCGCCTCCTTCGGCGCCGCCCTCCTGCCCGACGGGGCCGACGTGGTCGCGGTCATCGGCGCCACCGGCCGGGGTGCCGCGGACCGGCTGCGCGGGGCGCTCGCCGAGGCCGGCGCGACGCTGCTCGTCGACGGGGTGGACGTGCGGCCCGGCGGCTCCCTGCTCGTCGCGACGGTGCCGGAGGGGCCCGTCGTCCTCGGCCTCGGCGGGAACCCGATGGCGGCGATGCTGGGTGCCGCTCTGCTCGCCGAGCCCGTCTGCGGTGCGCTGCTGCGCCGCGCGCCGCGGCCCGCGGAACTGCTCCGCCTCGCCGACGCGAACCCGGACGACCGGTGGCGCATGCTGCCGGTCGAGCCCGACGGTGCCGGCGGGTGGCACCTGCCCGCCACCGTGGCGACGCCGCACCTCCGCGACGCCGTGGGCCGCCGTGCCGTCGCCCTCGTGCCCCCGCTCGCCCGGCCGGGCGACCTGGCCGAACGCCTCGCCTGACTCCTCACGCGACCCGCGCATGCGCCGTGAGGAAGGCGTGATCGACGGGC from Tsukamurella paurometabola includes the following:
- a CDS encoding NTP transferase domain-containing protein; the encoded protein is MTSTDPDPAASCDAAVVVAGGDARRLGRDKPELVVGGRRLLDAAIAAAGGAHVVVVGPPRAVPDRVVVVREDPPGGGPLAAIAAGLAAVPAGARTVAVLAADLPEVAPSDLSRLAALRAATGAPVALAEDRHGRAQYLLAVWDAAALRAAVAGRAAGGAVRGIVAPDAPRLRLPLADVDTPDDLARAESAPTAVRRLLRTALAPLPAAGGPPVPGAALAEPLVAAAPFPPFDQSAMDGWAVAGAPPWRPVAGAALAGHGAPPLTAGTAVRIATGARLPDGAERVIRDEEIVVDGHLLTCADRGRNDVRPAGSAWSAGTTLAAAGTPIDPPLVSLATAAGVSAVSARGPVRIRLHTSGDEVGAAGRGGLPETAWAAVAATLGSAGADVLRGPHLPDAPASFGAALLPDGADVVAVIGATGRGAADRLRGALAEAGATLLVDGVDVRPGGSLLVATVPEGPVVLGLGGNPMAAMLGAALLAEPVCGALLRRAPRPAELLRLADANPDDRWRMLPVEPDGAGGWHLPATVATPHLRDAVGRRAVALVPPLARPGDLAERLA